In Promicromonospora sp. Populi, one genomic interval encodes:
- a CDS encoding TetR family transcriptional regulator: MRSARGPGSAGTAGDEDADRTARARIRDAAVRRFAVDGFGAPVRAIASDAGVSAGLVMHHFGSKDKLRAECDEYLLATIRRLKQENIAAAAADQSFFHRFAAVEENAPLVGYILRSMQDGGPLAREFISHMLADAEGYSRDGVAAGLIVPSRDEAARARYLTLSSLGALLLEVTLSPPSDPADLVGIVRGYFTNAYLPMMELFTEGYLTSRRMLDEYLTYVPDPDARERTDP; encoded by the coding sequence ATGCGTTCAGCCCGGGGTCCAGGCAGTGCCGGCACTGCCGGCGACGAGGATGCCGACCGCACCGCGCGCGCCCGGATCCGCGACGCCGCGGTGCGCCGGTTCGCGGTAGACGGCTTCGGCGCCCCGGTGCGCGCCATCGCGTCCGACGCCGGGGTGAGCGCCGGCCTGGTGATGCACCACTTCGGCTCCAAGGACAAGCTCCGTGCCGAGTGCGACGAGTACCTGCTGGCCACGATCCGCCGGCTCAAGCAGGAGAACATCGCTGCCGCCGCGGCGGACCAGAGCTTCTTCCACCGGTTCGCGGCCGTCGAGGAGAACGCACCGCTGGTCGGGTACATCCTGCGGTCCATGCAGGACGGCGGCCCGCTGGCCCGGGAGTTCATCAGCCACATGCTCGCCGACGCGGAGGGCTACAGCCGGGACGGCGTCGCCGCGGGCCTGATCGTGCCCAGCCGCGACGAGGCCGCGCGGGCGCGCTACCTCACGCTCTCCTCGCTCGGTGCGCTGCTGCTCGAGGTGACCCTCAGCCCGCCGTCGGACCCCGCCGACCTCGTGGGGATCGTCCGCGGCTACTTCACAAACGCCTACCTGCCAATGATGGAGCTGTTCACCGAGGGATACCTCACGTCCCGACGCATGCTCGACGAATACCTCACGTACGTGCCGGACCCCGACGCCAGAGAGCGAACCGACCCATGA
- a CDS encoding uracil-xanthine permease family protein yields MRLGWKLHGNGARITPGEVVAPDERLSWPRTIGIGLQHIVAMFSATFLVPVLTDFDPSTTLFFSAIGTVAFLLITGNRLPSYLGSSFAFIAPILAATASGGQSVALGGILATGVLLAIVGAVVHFAGSRWIEIVMPPVVTGVIVALIGLNLAPVAWTNFQESPLTAVVTLASIILIQVLFRGIVGRLAILLGVVVGYAFASLRGEIDLTAVEQADWVGLPQFTTPTFDPAVLGLFLPVVLVLIAENVGHVKSVAAMTGRNYDPLTGRALLADGVATTLAGLGGGSGTTTYAENIGVMAASRVYSTAAYWVAAFGALVLSLSPKFGALINTVPAGVLGGVTTLLYGMIGILGARIWVQGKVNFSDPVNLTTAAVPLVIGIANFTWTAGDLQFGGIALGTAAALVIYHVMGTIGRWRGTAEG; encoded by the coding sequence ATGCGACTCGGCTGGAAGCTGCACGGCAATGGTGCGCGGATCACTCCCGGTGAGGTGGTCGCCCCCGACGAGCGGTTGAGCTGGCCGCGCACGATCGGGATCGGCCTGCAGCACATCGTCGCGATGTTCAGCGCCACGTTCCTGGTGCCGGTCCTCACGGACTTCGACCCCAGTACCACGCTGTTCTTCTCGGCGATCGGCACCGTCGCCTTCCTGCTCATCACGGGCAACCGGCTGCCTAGCTACCTGGGGTCGAGCTTCGCGTTCATCGCGCCGATCCTCGCGGCCACGGCGTCGGGCGGGCAGTCCGTTGCCCTGGGCGGAATCCTCGCCACGGGCGTGCTGCTGGCGATCGTCGGCGCGGTGGTGCACTTCGCGGGGTCGCGCTGGATCGAGATCGTCATGCCGCCCGTGGTCACGGGTGTGATCGTGGCGCTGATCGGCCTCAACCTGGCGCCGGTGGCGTGGACCAACTTCCAGGAGTCCCCGCTGACGGCGGTGGTCACCCTCGCCTCGATCATCCTGATCCAGGTCCTGTTCCGGGGCATCGTGGGCCGGCTGGCGATCCTGCTCGGGGTTGTTGTCGGGTACGCGTTCGCGAGCCTGCGCGGCGAGATCGACCTCACCGCCGTCGAGCAGGCCGACTGGGTGGGCCTGCCGCAGTTCACCACGCCCACGTTCGACCCGGCGGTGCTCGGGCTGTTCCTCCCGGTGGTGCTGGTGCTCATCGCGGAGAACGTGGGCCACGTGAAGTCCGTCGCCGCGATGACGGGGCGCAACTACGACCCGCTGACGGGCCGTGCCCTCCTGGCCGACGGCGTCGCGACCACCCTCGCCGGTCTGGGCGGCGGTTCCGGCACGACGACGTACGCGGAGAACATCGGCGTCATGGCGGCATCCCGCGTGTACTCGACGGCGGCGTACTGGGTGGCCGCCTTCGGCGCGCTGGTGCTCAGCCTCTCGCCCAAGTTCGGCGCGCTGATCAACACCGTTCCGGCGGGTGTGCTCGGCGGCGTCACGACCCTGCTCTACGGGATGATCGGCATTCTCGGCGCGCGCATCTGGGTGCAGGGCAAGGTCAACTTCTCCGACCCGGTGAACCTGACGACGGCGGCCGTGCCGCTCGTCATCGGCATCGCGAACTTCACCTGGACCGCCGGCGACCTGCAGTTCGGCGGCATCGCCCTGGGTACGGCCGCGGCGCTGGTGATCTACCACGTCATGGGCACTATCGGCCGCTGGCGCGGCACCGCGGAGGGCTGA
- a CDS encoding alpha/beta hydrolase, giving the protein MKSFSRAALASLAASVLAAGALVVVPAAAAAAADSYQRGPDPTVASIEAPLGSFAIATAIVPRANAVGFGGGTVYYPTDTSQGTFGAVAIVPGYSGTQSSIAWFGPRLASQGFVVFTIDTIRTGDSPDRRGDQLLAALDFLLTTDVASRIDPERLAVMGHSMGGGGSLEAAKDDPALQAIIPLTGWNTDKTFPEVTTPALIIGAEDDYIAPVRSHSERFYESLPADGDKAYLELRGASHSAPTLASTTVARYSLSWLKLYVDDDVRYAQFLCPPPVASPEISEYRSTC; this is encoded by the coding sequence ATGAAGAGTTTTTCTCGTGCCGCCCTTGCCTCCCTGGCGGCTTCGGTGCTCGCCGCCGGAGCCCTCGTCGTCGTGCCGGCCGCCGCCGCCGCCGCAGCCGACAGCTATCAGCGCGGCCCCGATCCGACCGTGGCGAGCATCGAGGCGCCCCTGGGGTCCTTCGCCATCGCGACCGCCATCGTCCCGCGTGCCAACGCCGTAGGGTTCGGCGGCGGCACCGTCTACTACCCGACCGACACCTCCCAGGGCACCTTCGGCGCCGTCGCCATCGTTCCGGGCTACTCGGGCACGCAGAGCAGCATCGCCTGGTTCGGGCCGCGGCTGGCCTCCCAGGGCTTTGTGGTCTTCACCATCGACACGATCCGGACCGGCGACTCGCCTGACCGCCGCGGTGACCAGCTCCTCGCCGCGCTGGACTTTCTCCTGACCACTGACGTCGCGAGCCGGATCGACCCTGAGCGGCTCGCCGTGATGGGCCACTCGATGGGCGGCGGCGGCAGCCTGGAGGCGGCCAAGGACGATCCGGCGCTCCAGGCGATCATCCCGCTGACCGGGTGGAACACGGACAAGACCTTCCCCGAGGTGACGACGCCGGCCCTGATCATCGGGGCGGAGGACGACTACATCGCACCCGTGCGGTCGCACTCCGAGCGGTTCTACGAGTCGCTCCCGGCGGACGGCGACAAGGCGTACCTGGAGCTCCGTGGCGCCTCGCACTCCGCGCCGACCCTGGCCAGCACGACGGTCGCCCGGTACAGCCTCTCCTGGCTGAAGCTCTACGTGGACGACGACGTGCGGTACGCGCAGTTCCTCTGCCCGCCGCCGGTCGCGAGCCCCGAGATCAGCGAGTACCGCAGCACCTGCTGA
- a CDS encoding LLM class F420-dependent oxidoreductase, which yields MTLDLRIFTEPQQGATYDDQLAVAQATEKLGFSAFFRSDHYLAMGRDGLPGPTDSWITLAGLARETSTVRLGTLVSSATFRHPGVLAIQVAQVDQMSGGRVELGLGTGWFAAEHRAYGIPFPDKRFGILEEQLAVVTGLWETPVGETFSFSGEHYQVVDSPALPKPTQARIPVLVGGSGARRTPALAAKYGDEYNQSFPALDAIGPRIGVINKALADAGRAPESLVQSVALVAAVGQDEAELARRAAAIGREPAELRGHGIAGTVPEVVDRLKALEADGVQRVYLQVLDLSDLDHLDLIAREVRPQLG from the coding sequence ATGACTCTCGACCTGCGTATCTTCACCGAGCCCCAGCAGGGCGCGACGTACGACGACCAGCTCGCCGTCGCCCAGGCGACCGAGAAGCTCGGGTTCAGCGCGTTCTTCCGCTCCGACCACTACCTCGCCATGGGCCGTGACGGGCTGCCCGGCCCCACCGACTCCTGGATCACGCTCGCGGGCCTCGCCCGCGAGACCTCGACCGTCCGGCTCGGCACGCTCGTGTCCTCGGCGACGTTCCGGCACCCCGGGGTGCTCGCCATCCAGGTGGCGCAGGTGGACCAGATGTCGGGCGGCCGCGTCGAGCTCGGCCTCGGCACCGGCTGGTTTGCCGCCGAGCACCGTGCCTACGGCATCCCGTTCCCCGACAAGCGGTTCGGCATCCTCGAGGAGCAGCTCGCGGTCGTCACCGGCCTGTGGGAAACCCCGGTGGGGGAGACGTTCTCCTTCTCGGGCGAGCACTACCAGGTCGTCGACTCGCCGGCCCTGCCCAAGCCCACGCAGGCGAGGATCCCCGTGCTCGTCGGTGGCAGCGGCGCACGCCGCACGCCCGCCCTGGCGGCGAAGTACGGCGACGAGTACAACCAGTCCTTCCCGGCTCTCGACGCGATCGGCCCGCGGATCGGGGTCATCAACAAGGCGCTGGCCGACGCCGGGCGCGCGCCCGAGTCGCTGGTGCAGTCGGTGGCGCTGGTGGCCGCCGTCGGGCAGGACGAGGCGGAGCTCGCCAGGCGAGCCGCGGCGATCGGCCGCGAGCCTGCCGAGCTGCGCGGGCACGGCATCGCCGGAACCGTTCCCGAGGTGGTGGACCGCCTGAAGGCCCTGGAGGCAGACGGCGTCCAGCGGGTCTACCTGCAGGTCCTGGACCTTTCGGACCTGGACCACCTGGACCTGATTGCCCGCGAGGTGCGCCCGCAGCTCGGCTGA
- a CDS encoding disulfide bond formation protein DsbA: MTDPAAKPVVDVYVDPMCPFAWITSRWALEVVQVRDVELTFKLLSLYLLNKDRDIDGDYRADIEKSRGIGRVAAAVQTDHGPEAFSAFYTAAGTRIHNQRDKDFGAVAVAALAEAGLPASLAQAATSEDYDAALAASHEAGMKPVGDDVGTPIIHVDGVGFFGPVLTRIPRGEEAGALFDASVALARYPYFYEIKRSRTTSPQFD, translated from the coding sequence GTGACCGACCCCGCCGCCAAGCCCGTCGTCGACGTCTACGTCGACCCCATGTGCCCCTTCGCCTGGATCACGTCCCGCTGGGCCCTCGAGGTCGTCCAGGTCCGCGACGTCGAGCTCACCTTCAAGCTCCTGAGCCTGTACCTGCTGAACAAGGACCGGGACATCGACGGCGACTACCGAGCGGACATCGAGAAGTCGCGCGGGATCGGCCGGGTCGCCGCCGCCGTCCAGACGGACCACGGCCCCGAGGCGTTCTCCGCGTTCTACACCGCGGCCGGCACCCGGATCCACAACCAGCGCGACAAGGACTTCGGCGCCGTGGCGGTCGCGGCGCTCGCCGAGGCCGGGCTGCCCGCCAGCCTCGCCCAGGCGGCGACGTCCGAGGACTACGACGCGGCGCTCGCGGCCTCCCACGAGGCGGGCATGAAGCCCGTCGGGGACGACGTCGGCACGCCGATCATCCACGTCGACGGTGTCGGATTCTTCGGCCCCGTGCTCACGCGCATCCCGCGCGGCGAGGAGGCGGGCGCCCTGTTCGACGCCTCCGTGGCGCTCGCGCGGTACCCGTACTTCTACGAGATCAAACGGTCGCGCACCACCTCGCCCCAGTTCGACTGA
- a CDS encoding helix-turn-helix domain-containing protein: protein MTAVRTHTHAQAVDAAVDLFTRQGYEGTTVEEIADAAQVSRATFFRRFRSKEDVVFADHELLLEEVVVMLAATRPDARSSEESGHDLGRAWDPDIDPYLEVCRAARMVFDHHVGQRDTSLARYALLQQVPALRDRELITTHRYERAFTHYLRDTLPPERSVSTASIAFAASVVAVHNAILRRWLRTPSRELRPELEEAFADLRRAAVLGTAGHPLSDDGAPASRRVIVTVVEGLAGPDEVARAVRDALV from the coding sequence ATGACCGCCGTTCGTACCCACACGCACGCGCAGGCAGTAGACGCTGCGGTGGACCTGTTCACCCGGCAGGGGTACGAGGGAACCACCGTCGAGGAGATCGCCGACGCCGCGCAGGTCAGTCGCGCCACGTTCTTCCGCCGGTTCCGCTCGAAGGAGGACGTGGTCTTCGCCGATCACGAGCTGCTGCTCGAGGAGGTGGTGGTCATGCTGGCCGCCACCCGCCCCGACGCCCGGTCCAGCGAGGAGTCCGGGCACGACCTCGGCCGCGCCTGGGACCCCGACATCGACCCGTACCTCGAGGTGTGCCGCGCCGCACGCATGGTGTTCGACCACCACGTGGGCCAGCGCGACACCTCGCTGGCCCGGTACGCCCTGCTGCAGCAGGTCCCTGCCCTGCGGGACCGGGAGCTGATCACCACGCACCGCTACGAGCGGGCGTTCACGCACTACCTGCGCGACACCCTGCCGCCGGAGCGGTCGGTGTCCACGGCGTCGATCGCGTTCGCGGCGTCGGTGGTCGCGGTGCACAACGCGATCCTGCGCCGCTGGCTGCGCACGCCGTCGCGCGAGCTGCGGCCGGAGCTTGAGGAGGCGTTCGCCGACCTGCGCCGCGCCGCGGTCCTGGGTACGGCGGGCCACCCGCTGTCCGACGACGGCGCCCCTGCCTCCCGCCGCGTGATCGTCACCGTCGTGGAGGGACTGGCGGGGCCCGACGAGGTGGCTCGCGCCGTCCGGGACGCGCTCGTCTAG
- the pnuC gene encoding nicotinamide riboside transporter PnuC — translation MDWFRAAYEATFLLGDQQIYWREVIGNLFGLASALGGLRRKVWAWPVGVVGNIVLFTVFMGSWFGETGRADMLGQAARQIMFIAVSIYGWYRWRQTQRLGGIGTVAVHPTWASWRARLGLVVAMIVGTLALTPLFRALGSFEPVWADAWIFMGSVLATYGMAKGWVEFWLIWVAVDLVGVPLLFSAGYWATALMYVIYGAFTLFGFFAWWRISRRERASAGPAAAVAQ, via the coding sequence ATGGACTGGTTCCGCGCGGCGTACGAGGCGACGTTCCTGTTGGGCGACCAGCAGATCTACTGGCGCGAGGTCATCGGCAACCTGTTCGGGCTGGCGTCCGCGCTGGGCGGGCTGCGCCGCAAGGTGTGGGCGTGGCCGGTCGGCGTTGTCGGGAACATCGTGCTCTTCACGGTCTTCATGGGCTCGTGGTTCGGGGAGACCGGGCGCGCCGACATGCTGGGCCAGGCCGCCCGGCAGATCATGTTCATCGCGGTCTCGATCTACGGCTGGTACCGCTGGCGGCAGACCCAGCGTCTGGGCGGCATCGGCACGGTGGCCGTGCACCCCACCTGGGCGTCGTGGCGGGCTCGCCTGGGTCTGGTCGTCGCGATGATCGTCGGCACGCTGGCCCTGACCCCGCTCTTCCGCGCCCTGGGCTCGTTCGAGCCGGTGTGGGCCGACGCCTGGATCTTCATGGGCTCCGTGCTCGCCACCTACGGCATGGCCAAGGGCTGGGTCGAGTTCTGGCTGATCTGGGTGGCGGTCGACCTGGTGGGTGTGCCCCTGCTGTTCTCCGCCGGGTACTGGGCCACCGCCCTGATGTACGTGATCTACGGGGCGTTCACGCTGTTCGGGTTCTTCGCGTGGTGGCGGATCAGCCGGCGCGAGCGCGCCTCCGCCGGTCCCGCCGCCGCCGTCGCGCAATGA
- a CDS encoding acyl-CoA dehydrogenase family protein: MTQTPGVTAPAYDLTQPLDIDFAGAFADVPEDARAHQLAVRQFVQDEVLPVIDGYWERYEVPMDLVKRMAELDFLRDGVDVPGFPKVSKLAEGLAAMEMARGDASVSTICGVQGGLALRSIVMLGSDEQIEKYAGPMARGEILGAFALTEPTHGSDSVGLETTAVRETRDGVEGYVINGEKKWIGFGSMGDISVVWARHVGDGGDNAVHGYIVPQDAPGYAATTIQGKISLRAIHQAHIVLTDVFVPAENLLPKSRSFKDTGRVLFATRLGVAWEAVGQAVACYEAAVAYSKQRVQFGRPLAASQMVQERLTKMLSILTQLQLLVKQMTLLDEQDKLTGPQASLAKYTCTRGAREIAAIARDLLGGNGILLENRVARHFADIEALHTYEGTESVQALIIGREITGTSAFA, translated from the coding sequence ATGACTCAGACCCCAGGAGTGACGGCGCCCGCATACGACCTCACCCAACCGCTCGACATCGACTTCGCGGGCGCGTTCGCCGACGTACCTGAGGACGCGCGAGCGCACCAGCTCGCGGTCCGCCAGTTCGTGCAGGACGAGGTTCTCCCCGTGATCGACGGCTACTGGGAGCGGTACGAGGTCCCCATGGACCTGGTCAAGCGCATGGCCGAGCTCGACTTCCTGCGCGACGGCGTGGATGTGCCCGGCTTCCCGAAGGTCTCCAAGCTGGCCGAGGGCCTGGCCGCGATGGAGATGGCCCGCGGTGATGCCTCGGTCTCGACCATCTGCGGCGTGCAGGGCGGCCTCGCACTGCGCTCGATCGTGATGCTGGGCTCGGACGAGCAGATCGAGAAGTACGCCGGGCCCATGGCCCGCGGCGAGATCCTCGGTGCGTTCGCGCTCACCGAGCCCACACACGGCTCGGACTCCGTGGGCCTGGAGACCACCGCGGTACGCGAGACGCGCGACGGCGTCGAGGGCTACGTCATCAACGGCGAGAAGAAGTGGATCGGCTTCGGCTCGATGGGCGACATCTCGGTGGTGTGGGCCAGACACGTCGGGGACGGCGGCGACAACGCGGTCCACGGCTACATCGTGCCGCAGGATGCCCCCGGCTACGCCGCGACGACCATCCAGGGCAAGATCTCGCTGCGCGCCATCCACCAGGCGCACATCGTGCTGACCGACGTCTTTGTCCCGGCCGAGAACCTCCTGCCGAAGTCCCGCTCCTTCAAGGACACGGGCCGGGTCCTGTTCGCGACCCGGCTCGGCGTCGCCTGGGAGGCCGTCGGCCAGGCCGTCGCCTGCTACGAGGCCGCCGTCGCGTACTCCAAGCAGCGGGTGCAGTTCGGCCGGCCGCTCGCAGCGAGCCAGATGGTGCAGGAGCGCCTGACGAAGATGCTGTCGATCCTGACGCAGCTGCAGCTCCTGGTGAAGCAGATGACCCTCCTGGACGAGCAGGACAAGCTCACCGGCCCCCAGGCCTCGCTCGCCAAGTACACGTGCACGCGCGGTGCGCGCGAGATCGCCGCGATCGCCCGCGACCTGCTCGGGGGCAACGGCATCCTGCTGGAGAACCGCGTGGCTCGGCACTTCGCCGACATCGAGGCCCTGCACACCTACGAGGGCACCGAGAGCGTCCAGGCGCTGATCATCGGTCGCGAGATCACGGGCACCAGCGCGTTCGCCTGA
- a CDS encoding sensor histidine kinase, translated as MTSDDGPTTAPRPRSIEDGVAPALTSGAGFLRAPYDPATGRAFAALAVGWIWHLTGGLVLWILVLVSAALVPALGIGVPLLAGCLIAARWFGAAERSRINTQTGVTIPAPHAPAHTPGGFWSRLWAPVRDGRAWAAALYAFLAMLVSTVFFPVAAALAAAAAAAVVFALVGRDSALAQWPGLPWPATAAGAVAGAVVLVWVASSFAQYGSFLVVRLAHNLLGPSETEVARARAVVAEQGTRLAEAEAHIARERAVVLTESRTAAVSAADTERRRIERDLHDGAQQRLVALGVELGVARRLADRNPEHAVAALELAHREIKETLAELRDLVRGIHPAVLADRGLDAALSALAGRSPIPVRVEVVGDLAPASSAAQAAAYFVVAEALTNAAKHAGAQSIRVRASLVPDDHPLRLRIVVSDDGRGGAQPYPGSGLDGLRGRVAALDGTFELDSPPSEGTSLTVEVPCAS; from the coding sequence ATGACCAGCGATGACGGCCCGACGACGGCGCCCCGGCCCCGCAGCATCGAGGACGGCGTGGCACCCGCGCTCACCTCGGGTGCGGGTTTTCTCCGCGCGCCGTACGACCCGGCGACCGGACGCGCCTTCGCTGCGCTGGCCGTCGGGTGGATCTGGCACCTGACGGGCGGGCTGGTCCTGTGGATCCTCGTGCTGGTGTCGGCCGCCCTGGTGCCGGCGCTCGGCATCGGGGTGCCGCTCCTGGCCGGCTGCCTGATCGCCGCCCGCTGGTTCGGCGCCGCCGAGCGTTCCCGCATCAACACCCAGACCGGGGTCACGATCCCCGCGCCGCACGCTCCCGCGCACACTCCCGGAGGCTTCTGGTCGCGGCTGTGGGCACCGGTCCGGGACGGCCGCGCCTGGGCCGCCGCGCTCTACGCCTTCCTCGCGATGCTGGTGAGCACCGTGTTCTTCCCGGTCGCGGCGGCCCTGGCGGCGGCCGCAGCCGCGGCGGTGGTGTTCGCGCTGGTGGGTAGGGACAGCGCCCTGGCCCAGTGGCCCGGCCTGCCGTGGCCGGCTACGGCAGCCGGCGCGGTCGCCGGTGCGGTTGTGCTCGTGTGGGTGGCATCTAGCTTTGCGCAGTACGGATCGTTCCTCGTGGTGCGGCTCGCGCACAACCTGCTGGGTCCGTCCGAGACCGAGGTGGCGCGTGCGCGCGCCGTCGTCGCCGAGCAGGGGACGCGCCTCGCCGAGGCCGAGGCGCACATCGCCCGCGAGCGGGCGGTGGTCCTCACCGAGTCGCGCACGGCAGCGGTCTCCGCGGCCGACACCGAGCGCCGCCGGATCGAGCGCGACCTGCACGACGGCGCCCAGCAGCGCCTCGTCGCCCTCGGGGTCGAGCTCGGCGTGGCCCGCCGGCTGGCCGACCGGAATCCCGAGCACGCGGTGGCAGCCCTGGAGCTCGCCCACCGCGAGATCAAGGAGACCCTCGCCGAGCTGCGCGACCTGGTGCGGGGCATCCACCCCGCCGTGCTGGCCGACCGCGGGCTGGACGCCGCGCTCTCGGCCCTTGCGGGACGCAGCCCGATCCCGGTCCGGGTGGAGGTAGTGGGCGACCTCGCGCCCGCGAGCTCCGCTGCGCAGGCGGCCGCCTACTTCGTGGTGGCCGAGGCGCTGACCAACGCCGCCAAGCACGCCGGCGCTCAGTCGATCCGGGTGCGGGCCAGCCTGGTCCCCGACGACCACCCGCTCCGGCTGCGCATCGTGGTGTCCGACGACGGCCGCGGCGGCGCGCAGCCCTACCCCGGCAGCGGGCTGGACGGCCTGCGTGGCCGCGTCGCCGCCCTGGACGGAACCTTCGAGCTCGACAGCCCGCCCAGCGAGGGCACCAGTCTGACCGTGGAGGTCCCGTGCGCATCGTGA
- a CDS encoding response regulator — protein MRIVIAEDSVLLLDGLTRLLAAEGHTVTGHGTADDLVRALSTPGAELPDLLVTDVRMPPSHTDEGLRAAVHLRSLHPDLPVLVLSQYVEQSYASELFARGARGLGYVLKDRVADVDEFLDAVARVSSGGTVVDPEVVTQIIARHPGSGLDVLTRREREVLALMAEGRSNAAIADRLVVGLAAVEKHVTNILTKLGLPPATDDHRRVLAVLRWLDQNGSR, from the coding sequence GTGCGCATCGTGATCGCTGAGGACTCCGTCCTCCTCCTGGACGGCCTCACCCGGTTGCTCGCCGCGGAGGGGCACACCGTGACGGGCCACGGCACGGCGGACGACCTGGTCCGGGCACTCTCGACCCCCGGCGCCGAGCTGCCCGACCTGCTCGTCACGGACGTCCGGATGCCGCCGTCGCACACCGACGAGGGGCTGCGCGCCGCGGTGCACCTGCGCAGCCTGCACCCGGACCTGCCGGTCCTCGTGCTGTCCCAGTACGTGGAGCAGAGCTACGCGAGCGAGCTGTTCGCGCGCGGCGCGCGCGGCCTGGGCTACGTGCTCAAGGACCGCGTGGCCGACGTCGACGAGTTCCTCGACGCCGTCGCCCGGGTGTCCTCTGGCGGAACCGTCGTGGACCCAGAGGTGGTCACCCAGATCATCGCCCGCCACCCCGGGTCCGGCCTCGACGTCCTGACCCGGCGCGAGCGCGAGGTGCTCGCGCTCATGGCCGAGGGGCGGTCCAACGCCGCCATCGCGGACCGCCTCGTCGTGGGGCTGGCCGCCGTCGAGAAGCACGTCACCAACATCCTGACCAAGCTCGGCCTACCGCCCGCCACCGACGACCACCGCCGGGTGCTCGCCGTGCTGCGCTGGCTCGACCAGAACGGATCCCGCTGA
- a CDS encoding DUF4097 domain-containing protein, producing the protein MNQSHPRGPTARVLTTVGVVLAAAVVALGALFLVDLMMSETTTSHESYDAVETVELVSDGDVTVQAAEGDVEVDAIAHSGLRGPTYTADESASRLVVTHLCGWTLGLPRCSGELDVTLPAGTQVVVRTDNGDVVASGLAGEVSLTSSNGQIEATDIGGPLAAHTSNGDVDVRDVRADVETTTSNGEIGVVDVAGSVTADSSNGDITINAVTGDAWASTSNGTVEVSAGGGNVFAESSNGEVTVVGDGEAVALTIETSNGDEIIEGPTDPDAERTVEIRSSNGDVAYLGE; encoded by the coding sequence ATGAACCAGTCCCATCCCCGCGGCCCCACCGCCCGCGTGCTGACGACCGTCGGCGTCGTGCTGGCTGCCGCGGTCGTCGCCCTCGGCGCGCTGTTCCTCGTCGACCTGATGATGTCCGAGACCACCACCTCCCACGAGTCGTACGACGCCGTCGAGACGGTGGAGCTCGTGTCCGACGGCGACGTCACCGTCCAGGCCGCCGAGGGTGACGTCGAGGTGGACGCCATCGCCCACAGCGGCCTGCGAGGGCCCACCTACACGGCGGACGAGTCGGCGAGCCGGCTGGTGGTCACGCACCTGTGCGGGTGGACCCTCGGCCTGCCCCGCTGCTCGGGCGAGCTCGACGTGACCCTGCCCGCCGGCACCCAGGTGGTGGTCCGCACGGACAACGGCGACGTCGTCGCGAGCGGCCTGGCCGGCGAGGTCTCGCTGACCTCGAGCAACGGCCAGATCGAGGCCACCGACATCGGCGGGCCGCTGGCAGCGCACACCAGCAACGGCGACGTCGACGTCCGGGATGTCCGGGCCGACGTCGAGACCACCACCTCCAACGGCGAGATCGGCGTCGTCGACGTGGCGGGCTCGGTCACCGCGGACTCCAGCAACGGCGACATCACCATCAACGCGGTGACCGGCGACGCGTGGGCCAGCACCAGCAACGGGACGGTCGAGGTCTCGGCGGGCGGCGGTAACGTCTTTGCCGAGTCCAGCAACGGCGAGGTCACCGTGGTCGGTGACGGCGAGGCGGTGGCCCTGACGATCGAGACCTCGAACGGCGACGAGATCATCGAGGGCCCGACCGACCCGGATGCCGAGCGCACCGTTGAGATCCGCAGCTCGAACGGGGACGTCGCGTACCTCGGCGAGTAG